In Ancalomicrobiaceae bacterium S20, the following proteins share a genomic window:
- a CDS encoding dipeptide ABC transporter ATP-binding protein, protein MTNTRTIPSAAGAPVLEAVDLQRTYSVNRGLFAPTGSVKAVAGISFTLAPKQTLAIVGESGSGKSTLGRMLTLIEPPTSGRLMIEGRDVTGIAGASLKAMRPTVQMVFQNPYGSLNPRQTIRAALEEPLLVNNTGMSAAERREAAIAMIARVGLRPEFADRYPHMFSGGQRQRIAIARALMLRPKIVVLDEPVSALDVSVRAQILNLLGELQDEFGLAYVFISHDLSVVRHIADEVLVMYLGRVAEHGSTEAVFADPRHPYTRALLSATPMADPERRKERIILKGELPSPFNPPSGCVFNPRCPIAFDRCPTERPEPGGENGHLTACFAAEPVLASGRKEGAAA, encoded by the coding sequence ATGACCAACACCCGCACCATCCCGTCCGCCGCAGGCGCGCCCGTGCTCGAGGCCGTCGACCTGCAGCGCACCTATTCGGTCAACCGCGGCCTGTTCGCCCCGACCGGTTCGGTCAAGGCCGTCGCCGGCATCTCCTTCACGCTGGCGCCGAAACAGACGCTGGCGATCGTCGGTGAATCGGGCTCCGGCAAGTCGACGCTCGGCCGCATGCTCACCCTGATCGAGCCGCCGACCTCCGGCCGGCTGATGATCGAGGGCCGCGATGTCACCGGCATCGCCGGCGCGAGCCTCAAGGCGATGCGCCCGACGGTGCAGATGGTGTTCCAGAACCCCTATGGTTCGCTGAACCCGCGCCAGACCATCCGCGCCGCGCTCGAAGAACCGCTGCTGGTCAACAACACCGGCATGAGCGCGGCCGAGCGGCGCGAGGCGGCGATCGCGATGATCGCGCGCGTCGGCCTGCGTCCCGAGTTCGCCGACCGCTATCCGCACATGTTCTCCGGTGGCCAGCGCCAACGCATCGCCATTGCGCGCGCGCTGATGCTCCGGCCGAAGATCGTCGTGCTCGACGAGCCGGTCTCCGCGCTCGACGTCTCGGTACGCGCGCAGATCCTGAACCTGCTCGGCGAGTTGCAGGACGAGTTCGGCCTCGCCTATGTCTTTATCAGCCACGACCTGTCGGTCGTGCGCCACATCGCCGACGAGGTGCTGGTCATGTATCTCGGCCGCGTCGCCGAGCACGGCTCGACCGAGGCGGTGTTCGCCGACCCGCGCCACCCCTACACGCGCGCGCTGCTCTCCGCGACGCCGATGGCCGATCCCGAGCGCCGCAAGGAGCGCATCATCCTGAAGGGCGAGTTGCCGTCGCCGTTCAATCCGCCGAGCGGCTGCGTGTTCAACCCGCGCTGCCCGATCGCCTTCGACCGCTGTCCGACCGAACGCCCGGAGCCCGGCGGCGAGAACGGCCACCTGACGGCCTGTTTCGCGGCCGAGCCGGTGCTGGCGAGCGGCCGCAAGGAGGGCGCGGCGGCCTGA
- a CDS encoding ABC transporter ATP-binding protein, which translates to MPLLEIENLSVDFETRSGLFRAVDGVSLSVDPREIVSIVGESGSGKSVSMLAIMGLLPPTARVSASKMRFEGVDMLTLSPRERRRVIGKDVSMIFQEPMTSLNPCFTVGFQIGETLKTHLGLGRAERKARSIELLSLVGIPEPERRLAAFPHQLSGGMSQRVMIAMAIACSPKLLIADEPTTALDVTIQAQILDLLLKLRDERGMALVLITHDMGVVAETAERVIVQYAGRQVEEAKTADLFRDPHHPYTAALLAALPERATADLLPSIPGMVPGQFNRPPGCLFEPRCAHAFDLCRTTPPVKAPAELGRALCHTPLVEGRPVSPKVPA; encoded by the coding sequence ATGCCCCTGCTCGAAATCGAGAACCTCTCCGTCGACTTCGAAACCCGCTCCGGCCTGTTCCGCGCGGTCGACGGCGTGTCGCTGAGCGTCGATCCGCGCGAGATCGTCTCGATCGTCGGCGAATCCGGCTCCGGCAAGTCGGTGTCGATGCTGGCGATCATGGGGTTGCTGCCGCCGACCGCGCGGGTCTCGGCCTCGAAGATGCGCTTCGAGGGCGTCGACATGCTGACGCTCAGTCCGCGCGAACGGCGGCGGGTGATCGGCAAGGACGTCTCGATGATCTTTCAGGAGCCGATGACGTCGCTGAACCCGTGCTTCACGGTCGGCTTCCAGATCGGCGAGACCCTGAAGACCCACCTCGGTCTCGGCCGCGCCGAGCGCAAGGCCCGCTCCATCGAACTCCTGTCGCTGGTCGGCATCCCCGAGCCCGAGCGCCGGCTCGCCGCCTTCCCGCACCAGCTCTCCGGCGGCATGAGCCAGCGCGTCATGATCGCCATGGCGATCGCCTGTTCGCCGAAGCTGCTCATCGCCGACGAGCCGACCACCGCGCTCGACGTGACCATCCAGGCGCAGATCCTCGACCTGCTTCTGAAGCTGCGCGACGAGCGCGGCATGGCGCTGGTGCTGATCACCCACGACATGGGCGTCGTCGCCGAGACCGCCGAACGCGTGATCGTGCAGTACGCCGGCCGCCAGGTCGAAGAGGCCAAGACCGCCGACCTGTTCCGCGACCCGCATCATCCCTACACCGCCGCGCTGCTCGCAGCCCTCCCCGAGCGCGCCACCGCCGATCTGCTGCCCTCGATCCCCGGCATGGTGCCTGGCCAGTTCAACCGGCCGCCCGGCTGCCTGTTCGAGCCGCGCTGCGCCCATGCCTTCGATCTCTGCCGCACGACGCCGCCGGTCAAAGCGCCGGCCGAGCTCGGCCGCGCGCTCTGTCACACGCCGCTCGTCGAGGGCCGCCCCGTGAGCCCCAAGGTGCCCGCATGA
- a CDS encoding ABC transporter permease subunit, giving the protein MPADTTAAPAAAPASKPPSQLAEFWGSFSENRGAVAGLVIIVAIALLAIFADWVAPHSPYLQYREVVKLPPVWDDGGQWRFALGTDALGRDQLSRLIHGARISLFIGVAVMSVSVVIGVVLGLTAAFAGGVADMAIMRVMDLIIAIPSLVLAILVVAVLGPSLTNTIVAVTVVYLPRYVRLVRASALSEIGKDYVTAARTVGVGRLRLMFVTVLPNCLAPLTVQAALGVSDAILEAAALGFLGLGAQPPIPEWGSMLADSREFIRSDPWIVTLPGLAILITVVSINLMGDGLRDALDPRLKRG; this is encoded by the coding sequence ATGCCCGCTGACACGACCGCAGCCCCCGCGGCCGCGCCCGCGTCGAAGCCGCCGAGCCAGCTCGCCGAGTTCTGGGGCTCGTTCTCCGAAAACCGCGGCGCCGTCGCCGGGCTCGTGATCATCGTGGCGATCGCGCTGCTCGCGATCTTCGCCGATTGGGTCGCGCCGCATTCGCCCTATCTGCAGTACCGCGAGGTGGTGAAGCTGCCGCCGGTCTGGGACGACGGCGGCCAGTGGCGCTTCGCGCTCGGCACCGACGCGCTCGGCCGCGACCAGCTCTCGCGGCTGATCCACGGCGCGCGCATCTCGCTGTTCATCGGCGTGGCGGTGATGTCCGTCTCGGTCGTGATCGGCGTCGTGCTCGGCCTCACCGCCGCCTTCGCCGGCGGCGTGGCCGACATGGCGATCATGCGCGTGATGGACCTGATCATCGCGATCCCGAGCCTCGTGCTGGCGATCCTGGTCGTCGCCGTGCTCGGCCCGAGCCTCACCAACACGATCGTGGCCGTGACGGTGGTCTATCTGCCGCGCTACGTCCGCCTGGTGCGCGCCTCCGCGCTGTCCGAGATCGGCAAGGATTACGTCACCGCCGCCCGCACGGTCGGCGTCGGGCGCCTGCGACTGATGTTCGTGACCGTGCTGCCGAACTGCCTCGCGCCGCTGACGGTGCAGGCCGCGCTCGGCGTCTCCGATGCGATCCTCGAGGCCGCCGCGCTCGGCTTCCTCGGCCTCGGCGCCCAGCCGCCGATCCCGGAATGGGGCTCGATGCTGGCCGACTCGCGCGAATTCATTCGCTCCGATCCGTGGATCGTGACCCTGCCGGGCCTCGCGATTCTGATCACGGTCGTCTCGATCAACCTGATGGGCGACGGCCTGCGCGATGCGCTCGATCCGCGTCTGAAGCGGGGGTGA
- a CDS encoding ABC transporter permease subunit: protein MLKYFLRRVMLTLPTFFALMFVTFVAIRLVPGDPVEVRRGERGIDPERLALLRHEMGLDQPIWKQFADYVWHLLHGDFGTSIVTSEKITTEFFTLFPATVELSLMAMLFAVVIGVPAGVIAAVRRGTAADHVVMGGSVVGYSMPIFWWGLLLVMLVSERWGLTPVSGRIDPIQYYFDPVTGFMLIDSLLSGQEGAFGDAVHHLILPTIVLGTVPLAVIARITRSSMLEVLSEDYVRTARAKGLSPFRVVGLHALRNAMIPVVTSIGLQIGTLLAGAVLTETIFSWPGIGKWLIESIARRDYPALQGGIMLISSIVIVVNLAVDMLYGLINPRLRHAR, encoded by the coding sequence ATGCTGAAGTACTTCCTCCGGCGCGTGATGCTCACGCTGCCGACCTTCTTCGCCCTGATGTTCGTGACCTTCGTCGCGATCCGCCTGGTGCCGGGCGATCCGGTCGAGGTCCGTCGCGGCGAGCGCGGCATCGATCCCGAGCGCCTCGCCCTGCTCCGCCACGAGATGGGCCTCGACCAGCCGATCTGGAAGCAGTTCGCCGACTATGTCTGGCATCTGCTGCACGGCGATTTCGGCACCTCGATCGTGACCTCGGAGAAGATCACCACCGAGTTCTTCACGCTGTTCCCGGCGACGGTCGAACTGTCGCTCATGGCGATGCTGTTCGCTGTCGTGATCGGCGTGCCGGCCGGCGTGATCGCCGCGGTCCGTCGCGGCACCGCGGCCGATCACGTGGTGATGGGCGGCTCGGTGGTCGGCTACTCGATGCCGATCTTCTGGTGGGGCCTGCTCCTGGTCATGCTCGTCTCCGAACGCTGGGGCCTGACCCCGGTCTCCGGCCGCATCGATCCGATCCAGTATTATTTCGATCCCGTCACCGGCTTCATGCTGATCGACAGCCTGCTCTCCGGCCAGGAGGGCGCCTTCGGTGACGCGGTGCATCACCTGATCCTGCCGACCATCGTGCTCGGCACGGTGCCGCTCGCGGTCATCGCGCGCATCACGCGCTCCTCGATGCTTGAAGTGCTCTCCGAGGACTACGTGCGCACGGCGCGGGCGAAAGGCCTGTCGCCGTTCCGCGTCGTCGGGCTCCATGCGCTCAGGAACGCGATGATCCCGGTCGTGACCTCGATCGGCCTGCAGATCGGCACGCTGCTCGCCGGCGCTGTGCTGACCGAGACGATCTTCTCCTGGCCCGGCATCGGCAAGTGGCTGATCGAGAGCATCGCCCGCCGCGACTATCCCGCGCTCCAGGGCGGCATCATGCTGATCTCCTCCATCGTCATCGTCGTCAACCTCGCCGTCGACATGCTCTACGGCCTGATCAATCCGAGGCTCCGCCATGCCCGCTGA
- a CDS encoding ABC transporter substrate-binding protein — protein MLALGMTGASAKTLVYCSEGSPENFTPALNTTGTSFDAARPVFNQLVEFERGTTTVVPGLAEKWDITDGGKTITFHLRKGVKWHSGVNGFKPTRDFNADDVLFSFNRQWKDDHPYHKVSGGKYDYFDDMDMPKLLESLEKKDDYTVVMKLKEPQAPIMANLAMDFGTIQSAEYADMLLKAGKPEQFDQIPVGTGPFQFVTYQKDAVIRFKAFDAYWGGKAKIDDLVFAITADPTARLAKLKKGECHVAIAPRPADLEEIKKDGSLVLMNQPGLNIAYWAFNTQKPPFDKKEVRQAFSMAIDKAAIIKDVYMGAGQAAKNIIPPTIWSYNDKIQDYPYDPEKAKKMLADAGVKTPLDIDLWWMPVQRPYNPNAKRIAEMMQADLSKVGVNAKLVSYEWGEYRKRLQQGEHLTGQLGWTGDNGDPDNFFFLLGCAGARPGGQNLSKWCNKEFDDRLVKARSISDKAERTKLYEEMQVIAKEEAPQFTIAHSVVYEPVRKEVVGWKISPFGRHEFYGVELK, from the coding sequence ATGCTGGCCCTCGGCATGACCGGCGCTTCGGCCAAGACCCTGGTCTACTGCTCGGAAGGCAGCCCGGAAAACTTCACGCCGGCGCTGAACACCACCGGCACGTCGTTTGACGCCGCCCGCCCGGTGTTCAACCAGCTCGTCGAGTTCGAGCGCGGCACGACCACCGTCGTCCCGGGTCTCGCCGAGAAGTGGGACATCACCGACGGCGGCAAGACCATCACGTTCCATCTCCGCAAGGGTGTGAAGTGGCACTCGGGCGTCAACGGCTTCAAGCCGACCCGTGACTTCAACGCCGACGACGTCCTGTTCTCGTTCAATCGTCAGTGGAAGGACGACCACCCGTACCACAAGGTCTCGGGCGGCAAGTACGACTACTTCGACGATATGGACATGCCGAAGCTGCTCGAGAGCCTCGAGAAGAAGGACGACTACACCGTCGTCATGAAGCTCAAGGAGCCGCAGGCGCCGATCATGGCCAACCTCGCCATGGACTTCGGCACGATCCAGTCGGCCGAATACGCCGACATGCTGCTGAAGGCCGGCAAGCCGGAGCAGTTCGACCAGATCCCGGTCGGCACGGGTCCGTTCCAGTTCGTGACCTACCAGAAGGACGCGGTGATCCGTTTCAAGGCGTTTGATGCCTATTGGGGCGGCAAGGCCAAGATCGACGATCTCGTCTTCGCCATCACCGCCGACCCGACCGCGCGTCTCGCCAAGCTCAAGAAGGGCGAGTGCCATGTCGCGATCGCCCCGCGTCCGGCCGATCTCGAGGAGATCAAGAAGGACGGCAGCCTCGTGCTGATGAACCAGCCGGGCCTCAACATCGCCTACTGGGCCTTCAACACCCAGAAGCCGCCGTTCGACAAGAAGGAGGTCCGTCAGGCCTTCTCCATGGCGATCGACAAGGCCGCGATCATCAAGGACGTGTACATGGGCGCCGGCCAGGCGGCCAAGAACATCATCCCGCCGACGATCTGGAGCTACAACGACAAGATCCAGGACTATCCGTACGATCCCGAGAAGGCCAAGAAGATGCTGGCCGACGCGGGCGTGAAGACGCCGCTCGACATCGACCTGTGGTGGATGCCGGTTCAGCGTCCGTACAACCCGAACGCCAAGCGCATCGCCGAGATGATGCAGGCGGACCTCTCCAAGGTCGGCGTCAACGCCAAGCTCGTGTCCTACGAGTGGGGCGAGTACCGCAAGCGCCTGCAGCAGGGCGAGCACCTGACGGGCCAGCTCGGCTGGACCGGCGACAACGGCGATCCGGACAACTTCTTCTTCCTGCTCGGCTGCGCCGGCGCCCGTCCGGGCGGCCAGAACCTGTCGAAGTGGTGCAACAAGGAGTTCGACGATCGCCTGGTGAAGGCTCGCTCGATCTCCGACAAGGCCGAGCGCACCAAGCTCTACGAGGAGATGCAGGTCATCGCCAAGGAAGAGGCGCCGCAGTTCACCATCGCCCACTCGGTCGTCTACGAGCCGGTGCGCAAGGAAGTGGTCGGCTGGAAGATCTCGCCGTTCGGCCGCCACGAGTTCTACGGCGTCGAGCTGAAGTGA
- a CDS encoding YHS domain-containing (seleno)protein encodes MAVPAAVVTLRPRLAMLVLAAILFGLAGTAAPSAFANAGGGHDAPAADTKKKEEEEKPPPPPPKPSYRNLPQIVPKPKVEAPAALAPGDYRFIADPFTGIALGGYDPVGYFIDGEPEQGSARFQYDWAGTTWTFGNEGNLAAFRDAPTIYAPAFGGRCPVAVAQDRATDGDPRIFAIHAGRLLMFASEANRATFQEDPDDWLRRADDAWKTLSHDLP; translated from the coding sequence ATGGCCGTGCCCGCGGCCGTCGTGACCCTGCGTCCGCGGCTCGCGATGCTCGTGCTCGCCGCGATCCTGTTCGGTCTGGCAGGCACGGCAGCGCCGAGCGCCTTCGCCAACGCCGGCGGCGGCCACGACGCACCGGCCGCCGATACCAAGAAGAAGGAAGAGGAGGAGAAGCCCCCGCCCCCGCCGCCGAAGCCGTCCTATCGCAACCTGCCGCAGATCGTGCCGAAGCCGAAGGTCGAGGCTCCGGCTGCGCTGGCGCCGGGCGACTACCGCTTCATCGCCGATCCTTTCACCGGCATCGCGCTCGGCGGCTACGATCCGGTCGGCTACTTCATCGACGGCGAGCCGGAACAGGGCTCGGCCCGGTTCCAGTACGACTGGGCCGGCACCACCTGGACCTTCGGCAACGAAGGCAATCTCGCCGCCTTCCGCGACGCGCCGACCATCTACGCCCCGGCCTTCGGCGGCCGCTGCCCGGTCGCGGTCGCCCAGGATCGCGCCACCGACGGCGACCCGCGGATCTTCGCCATCCACGCCGGTCGCCTGCTGATGTTCGCCTCCGAAGCCAATCGCGCGACCTTCCAGGAAGACCCGGACGATTGGCTGCGCCGGGCCGACGACGCCTGGAAGACCCTCTCCCACGACCTGCCTTGA
- a CDS encoding DUF1134 domain-containing protein, translated as MVHHLPRAVLAAFALSLGLALAGLGVSAAPAQAQQGYGNTYSTPELVQTGHKFFGSAAGGLATVIEKAVSQYGQPNGYVLGEEGGGAIVGGLRYGEGMLHTRDRGTHKVFWQGPSIGWDFGGEGSRTMMLVYNLPSVDAIFQRFGGVDGSLYLIGGFGMTAMVAGNVVVVPVRAGVGARLGANIGYLKFTPQATWNPF; from the coding sequence ATGGTCCATCATCTCCCGCGGGCGGTCCTTGCCGCGTTCGCGCTCAGTCTCGGGCTGGCCCTTGCCGGGCTCGGCGTCTCGGCCGCGCCGGCCCAGGCCCAGCAGGGCTACGGCAACACCTACTCGACGCCGGAACTGGTCCAGACCGGTCACAAGTTCTTCGGCAGCGCCGCGGGCGGGCTCGCGACCGTGATCGAGAAGGCGGTGTCGCAGTACGGCCAGCCGAACGGCTACGTGCTCGGCGAGGAGGGCGGCGGCGCGATCGTCGGCGGCCTGCGTTACGGCGAGGGCATGCTGCACACGCGCGACCGCGGCACCCACAAGGTGTTCTGGCAGGGCCCGTCGATCGGCTGGGATTTCGGCGGCGAAGGTTCGCGGACGATGATGCTCGTCTACAACCTGCCCTCGGTCGATGCGATCTTCCAGCGCTTTGGCGGGGTCGACGGCTCGCTCTACCTGATCGGCGGCTTCGGCATGACCGCGATGGTCGCCGGCAATGTCGTGGTCGTGCCGGTGCGCGCGGGCGTGGGTGCCCGGCTCGGCGCCAACATCGGCTACCTGAAGTTCACGCCGCAGGCGACCTGGAATCCGTTCTGA
- the chpT gene encoding histidine phosphotransferase ChpT gives MPDTSDIAALDLAALLASRVCHDIISPVGAITNGLEVLEEENNEEMRSFAMDLIRKSARQASAKLQFARLAFGAAGSAGAEIDLGDAETVTKGFMAGEKANLEWTATRVLMPKNLVKLLLNLVLISTHAIPRGGTIKLDVAGEAARPTFTLVCTGMNSRIPAHVEALLKGELGDAHPDAHMVQPIYAGLLAKAAGMTVTVTKDGDAVIFKAEPQNVPADAAEA, from the coding sequence ATGCCCGACACGTCGGACATTGCCGCTCTCGACCTTGCGGCCCTGCTCGCCAGCCGCGTCTGCCACGACATCATCTCGCCCGTCGGTGCGATCACCAACGGCCTCGAAGTTCTCGAAGAAGAGAACAACGAGGAGATGCGCAGCTTCGCCATGGACCTGATCCGCAAGAGCGCGCGGCAGGCCTCCGCCAAGCTGCAGTTCGCACGGCTCGCCTTCGGTGCTGCCGGCTCGGCCGGTGCCGAGATCGATCTGGGCGACGCCGAGACGGTCACCAAGGGCTTCATGGCCGGCGAGAAGGCCAATCTCGAATGGACCGCCACGCGCGTCCTGATGCCGAAGAACCTGGTCAAGCTGCTGCTCAACCTGGTGCTGATCTCGACCCATGCGATCCCGCGCGGCGGCACGATCAAGCTCGACGTCGCCGGCGAGGCGGCGCGGCCGACCTTCACGCTGGTCTGCACGGGCATGAATTCGCGCATTCCGGCGCATGTCGAGGCGCTGCTCAAGGGGGAACTCGGCGATGCTCATCCGGATGCACACATGGTGCAGCCGATCTATGCCGGTCTGCTCGCCAAGGCTGCAGGCATGACCGTGACCGTCACGAAGGACGGCGATGCGGTGATCTTCAAGGCCGAGCCGCAGAATGTGCCGGCCGACGCAGCGGAAGCCTGA